The following proteins are co-located in the Echinicola sp. 20G genome:
- a CDS encoding RagB/SusD family nutrient uptake outer membrane protein, whose translation MNNVIKSLLRGSTWIAIFLIVSSCEDYLERAPESIISEEQAFQNFTNFQGYVEELYHCVPNFTLSNWVSSWNWGEDEIESTAGTFTFSYNVDRGNFWAWQVENGAGNNGWLDANGANTNRDHKNKGLWPLAWYGIRKANMGLENLSLMTDATEEERELIEGQLLFFRAWFHFSLIQYFGGLPYVDQVLPSDEQLTLPRLSYHECAEKVAQDLERAAELLPINWDDTATGRRTLGKNQQRINKIMALGYLGKNYLWAGSPLMNSVSTGSDTYHVEYCKKAADTFGQLLQLVESGETQYALLPFDRYNDNFYTIGQNWALAGGTEAIFRSVYYSANDTHWRISKQYKPTFMDEGDPTNLYPTANYVHDNFGMANGLPLPDDITQADLESGYDPNYPWKERDPRFYKTIVFDGVKVVQGAIPDANQEVNRYANLHTGGSYREVVTGSLSGYASRKFSPLTANKYDRSYDWGSAMHINVPYMRLADIYLMYAEATLMGYNAIGATSSTFGKTPVEAVNTIRDRAGMVGVHDKFLGSVDVFLRELRRERAVELAFERHRFNDLRRWMLFIQEPYTIKTSFEFDRAGEFNTDDPTQNRIVNMREEVIIERNFTSKHYWLPLKLADVSLYPELNQNPGW comes from the coding sequence ATGAACAATGTTATAAAATCATTATTGAGGGGATCCACATGGATAGCAATATTTTTGATCGTTTCCTCTTGCGAAGACTACCTGGAAAGAGCACCTGAATCTATTATTTCTGAAGAGCAGGCCTTCCAAAATTTCACCAATTTCCAAGGCTATGTGGAGGAGTTGTACCATTGCGTGCCCAATTTTACCTTGTCCAATTGGGTAAGTTCTTGGAACTGGGGAGAGGATGAAATTGAATCCACAGCCGGCACTTTTACCTTTTCTTATAACGTGGACCGAGGCAACTTTTGGGCCTGGCAAGTAGAAAATGGTGCAGGAAACAATGGTTGGCTGGATGCCAATGGAGCCAATACAAATAGGGATCATAAAAACAAAGGACTTTGGCCACTTGCGTGGTATGGTATCCGCAAAGCCAATATGGGGCTGGAAAATCTTTCCCTGATGACAGATGCTACTGAAGAGGAGCGAGAGTTGATTGAGGGACAATTATTGTTTTTCAGAGCTTGGTTTCACTTTTCATTGATCCAGTATTTTGGTGGTCTGCCTTATGTGGACCAAGTATTGCCCAGTGATGAACAGTTGACGTTACCACGTTTAAGCTATCATGAATGTGCCGAAAAGGTTGCTCAGGACTTGGAAAGGGCTGCTGAATTGTTACCGATCAACTGGGATGATACCGCGACCGGGAGAAGGACATTGGGAAAGAACCAGCAACGGATCAACAAAATTATGGCCTTAGGCTATTTGGGTAAAAATTATCTTTGGGCAGGAAGTCCCTTAATGAATTCAGTATCTACAGGAAGCGATACTTATCATGTCGAATATTGTAAGAAAGCTGCAGATACTTTTGGCCAATTATTACAACTTGTGGAAAGTGGAGAAACCCAATATGCTTTGCTGCCTTTTGACAGGTATAATGATAATTTCTATACGATAGGACAAAACTGGGCATTGGCCGGAGGAACAGAAGCTATATTCAGGTCAGTGTATTACTCTGCCAATGATACACACTGGCGTATTTCAAAGCAGTATAAACCTACCTTCATGGATGAAGGTGACCCGACCAATTTATACCCGACTGCCAATTATGTCCATGATAATTTCGGGATGGCCAATGGCCTGCCGCTACCCGATGACATTACCCAAGCTGATCTTGAATCAGGTTATGATCCCAACTATCCCTGGAAAGAACGTGATCCACGTTTTTACAAGACGATCGTATTTGACGGTGTAAAAGTGGTCCAAGGTGCAATTCCAGATGCTAATCAGGAAGTTAATCGATATGCTAACCTCCATACCGGAGGTAGTTATAGAGAAGTGGTGACAGGAAGCCTATCGGGGTATGCCTCGCGTAAATTCTCCCCACTGACAGCCAATAAATACGATAGATCCTATGATTGGGGGTCTGCCATGCACATCAATGTACCTTATATGCGATTAGCGGACATCTACCTGATGTATGCGGAGGCCACTTTGATGGGCTATAATGCCATCGGAGCTACTTCTTCTACGTTCGGTAAAACTCCAGTTGAGGCAGTAAATACTATTCGTGACCGTGCTGGTATGGTAGGTGTCCATGACAAGTTTTTAGGCTCAGTAGATGTGTTTTTACGAGAATTGAGAAGAGAAAGGGCAGTTGAGCTGGCTTTTGAAAGACATCGATTTAATGATCTTCGCAGATGGATGTTATTTATCCAAGAGCCTTATACCATCAAAACTTCATTCGAGTTTGATCGCGCAGGGGAATTCAATACTGATGATCCTACCCAAAACCGAATTGTGAACATGAGGGAGGAGGTGATCATTGAGCGAAATTTCACTTCCAAGCACTATTGGCTGCCGCTGAAGCTGGCCGATGTAAGCCTTTATCCTGAATTAAATCAAAATCCAGGATGGTAA
- a CDS encoding SusC/RagA family TonB-linked outer membrane protein → MMRYIKIISVCYVFLVLFPMHLVAQDALKISIEPLVRASSGDPIRGAIVTSDQDDYSAVSDSLGNVKLEVTSNAYLAVEAPGYETKILQAHPGLDEIVLFPYLEGEEVLVAFQKKDKRDLTGGVSYVNMPKILEENYITYPLDGMEAYVGGFNGNLWGNNSYLTLVDGVPRDLGSVMPTEIAQITFLKGVNAIALYGSRGAKGVLLVTTKRGVANTQTIDVRTNVGVNVPKSYPKYLGSGEYMSLYNEARSNDGLSPLYTEEDIYNHASGSNPYRYPNVDYYSDDYLQKAFTRYDATMEISGGNERARYYTNLGFWTEGSVLDFGQAAENANERFNVRGNVDINLNDYISAKVDAAAIFYNGKGINADYWGGSTTLRPYRFTPLVPIDMLSPDDEVSQNYVQSSQHLIDGKYLLGGTQLDQTNPIAGSYAGGSSKYTSRQFQFNAGLDADLRNVLEGLSFSSLFGLDYATSYNLSFNNEYAVYQPSWINYNGEDEIESLTRYGQDASSKTQNINNSWFRQTLSFSGQLNYQKNIDNRHHVSAMLIANGFQTGESGLYHKVSNANLGLHGSYDYKSKYYLDFSGAMVHSAKLAPGNRNAFSPTLSIGWRISEEDFLASSSIVDDLRLSVSGGILHTDLDIEEYYLYEGIYTDEGSWYEWKDGLNNTATDVRRGENLDLAMPKREEFSVGLDVSLFDKFITLNGSFFTSKMTGLFVQNTNIYPNYFNTGWPISSWIPYINYNNDQRTGLDFQLNLNKRIGQVDWTLGFSGIYYDTKASQRSENLEFDYQTRVGKPLDGIWGLQSLGFFSGVDDIENSPEQAFGEVKPGDIKYKDQNDDGIINAQDEVYLGRGGWSGAPLTMGINLSAKYKNFTFFALGTARTGAYAMKTDNYFWVNGDDKYSEVVRDRWTEATKETATFPRLTTLNGANNFRNSDFWMYSTNRFDLSRVQLSYTFPNSLFGERFLKGLDIYANGANLLTISPNRDILEMNIGSAPQNRFYNVGIKAKF, encoded by the coding sequence ATGATGAGATATATAAAAATTATTTCGGTATGCTATGTTTTCCTTGTGCTTTTTCCAATGCACTTGGTGGCGCAGGATGCCTTGAAGATTAGCATTGAGCCTTTGGTTAGGGCCAGCTCTGGGGACCCAATACGAGGAGCTATAGTGACTAGTGATCAGGATGACTATTCGGCCGTATCGGATAGCTTAGGAAACGTAAAGTTGGAAGTAACTTCCAATGCCTATCTGGCAGTGGAGGCTCCGGGTTATGAGACTAAAATCCTACAGGCACATCCAGGACTGGATGAAATTGTACTGTTTCCTTATCTGGAAGGAGAGGAAGTATTGGTTGCGTTTCAAAAGAAGGATAAGCGAGATCTCACAGGGGGTGTTTCCTACGTAAACATGCCCAAAATATTGGAGGAAAATTACATTACCTATCCACTGGACGGGATGGAAGCTTATGTGGGAGGATTCAATGGCAACCTATGGGGCAACAACAGTTACCTGACCCTGGTTGATGGTGTACCACGTGACTTGGGAAGTGTGATGCCCACGGAAATTGCGCAGATTACTTTCCTGAAAGGCGTCAATGCCATTGCCCTTTACGGAAGCCGAGGTGCCAAGGGGGTATTGTTGGTCACCACCAAAAGAGGCGTAGCCAATACCCAAACCATTGATGTACGGACCAATGTCGGTGTCAATGTCCCCAAAAGCTATCCCAAATATCTTGGTTCGGGTGAGTATATGAGCTTGTACAATGAGGCGCGATCCAATGATGGACTAAGCCCTTTGTATACTGAAGAGGATATCTATAATCATGCTTCGGGAAGCAATCCCTATCGTTACCCCAATGTTGATTATTATTCAGACGATTATTTACAAAAAGCCTTTACTCGCTATGATGCTACTATGGAGATTTCCGGTGGCAATGAAAGGGCACGGTATTATACCAATCTTGGTTTTTGGACAGAGGGTTCCGTGTTGGATTTTGGACAGGCTGCCGAAAACGCCAATGAAAGGTTCAATGTGCGTGGAAATGTAGATATCAACTTGAATGATTACATTTCGGCAAAAGTGGATGCGGCGGCCATCTTCTACAATGGCAAAGGAATCAATGCAGATTATTGGGGAGGATCCACCACTCTACGCCCTTACCGTTTTACTCCGCTGGTTCCGATCGATATGCTGTCCCCAGATGATGAGGTATCTCAAAATTATGTGCAGAGTAGCCAGCACCTGATTGATGGAAAATATTTGTTGGGAGGGACACAGTTGGATCAGACCAACCCCATTGCAGGAAGTTATGCAGGTGGATCGTCAAAATATACCAGTAGACAGTTTCAGTTTAATGCTGGCCTAGATGCCGATTTAAGAAATGTATTAGAGGGCCTTTCCTTCAGTTCACTTTTTGGACTGGATTATGCCACTTCCTATAACCTTTCATTTAACAATGAATATGCTGTTTACCAGCCCAGCTGGATCAATTATAACGGGGAGGACGAAATTGAAAGTTTGACCAGGTATGGTCAAGATGCCAGTTCCAAAACCCAAAATATCAATAATAGCTGGTTCAGACAAACACTATCTTTCTCTGGACAACTGAACTATCAGAAAAACATAGACAACAGACATCATGTATCGGCCATGTTGATTGCAAATGGTTTTCAGACTGGTGAATCCGGCCTATATCATAAGGTAAGTAATGCTAACCTTGGCTTGCATGGAAGTTATGACTATAAATCAAAGTATTACTTGGATTTTAGTGGTGCTATGGTTCATAGTGCCAAATTGGCACCGGGCAATCGGAATGCTTTTTCCCCCACCTTATCTATTGGGTGGAGGATCAGTGAAGAGGATTTTCTGGCTTCTTCCAGCATAGTGGATGATCTTAGGTTATCTGTTTCTGGAGGGATCCTCCATACCGACTTGGACATTGAGGAATATTACCTATATGAAGGAATTTATACTGATGAAGGCTCCTGGTACGAGTGGAAGGATGGACTGAACAATACCGCCACTGACGTAAGGAGGGGTGAAAACTTGGATTTGGCTATGCCAAAGCGGGAAGAGTTCAGCGTAGGACTGGATGTTTCACTATTTGATAAGTTCATTACGCTGAACGGGTCCTTTTTTACCAGCAAAATGACTGGATTGTTTGTACAGAATACCAATATTTATCCCAATTACTTTAATACAGGATGGCCAATATCCTCTTGGATTCCTTATATCAACTACAATAATGATCAGCGCACAGGGTTGGATTTCCAATTGAATTTGAACAAGCGCATTGGGCAGGTGGATTGGACCTTAGGCTTTTCAGGTATTTATTATGATACCAAGGCTTCCCAGAGGTCAGAGAATTTAGAGTTCGATTATCAAACTAGAGTTGGGAAACCATTAGATGGTATATGGGGACTTCAAAGCTTGGGCTTTTTCTCAGGAGTAGATGATATTGAGAACTCTCCGGAGCAGGCTTTTGGTGAAGTAAAACCTGGAGATATAAAATACAAAGACCAAAATGATGATGGTATTATCAATGCCCAAGATGAAGTTTATCTTGGTAGGGGAGGTTGGTCTGGCGCTCCGTTGACCATGGGCATTAACCTATCTGCTAAATACAAAAACTTCACCTTCTTTGCTTTAGGAACAGCCCGGACAGGAGCTTATGCGATGAAAACCGATAATTATTTCTGGGTAAATGGCGATGATAAGTACTCCGAAGTGGTCAGAGATAGATGGACTGAAGCTACCAAAGAAACAGCCACATTTCCACGGCTTACTACTTTAAATGGTGCCAATAATTTCCGCAACTCTGATTTTTGGATGTACAGTACGAACAGGTTTGACCTTTCTCGGGTCCAGCTTTCCTATACCTTCCCAAACAGCTTATTTGGTGAGCGATTTTTAAAAGGACTTGATATTTATGCCAATGGTGCTAACCTGTTGACTATTTCACCCAACAGGGACATTCTCGAAATGAATATTGGCAGTGCCCCACAGAACAGGTTTTATAATGTTGGTATCAAAGCGAAGTTTTAA
- a CDS encoding RagB/SusD family nutrient uptake outer membrane protein: MNIKLVIMALVLTTSCSDLIDPAVENIQRKDLIRERPSMVQGLLLNAYLRIPTNGYNFSEMATDDAVSNDLDNGFLNMATGQWASNFNPADRWNAANSAIQYLNEMLVEVGNTEYASKPVVNQMFMDRLTGETYGLRALFMYYLLQAHGGIAGGELLGVPIFLEPQSVDSDFNIPRATFEACMAQLYSDVEKALELLPMDYYNINNESLIPSKYREEGTGVNDYNRVFGDDAKQLVSGRIVQAIRAQAALLAASPSFNLDNDQNKWADAATYAGNLLNDIGGVSGLDPNGVTWYNNRSIIDGLGAGNNPPEILWRGSIGGPTNNLETQNFPPTLYGEGLVNPTQNLVDAFPMANGYPIGDPASGYAEDTPYANRDPRLAQFILLNGSTAGPTGVSINTALDSDTNDGLNKVETSTRTGYYMRKLLRQDVNLDPVANTGQRHLQPRMRYTEFFLIYAEAANEAWGPMSSGSFGFSAYDVIKAIRERAGIGADNGDAYLESVKSDPAAMRELIRNERRLELSFEGFRFWDLRRWDADLTETAQGMRIENENEYSVINVENRVYQDHMIYGPIPYSERLKFSALQQNTGW; encoded by the coding sequence ATGAATATAAAACTCGTCATTATGGCCTTGGTGTTGACGACCAGTTGTAGTGACCTTATTGATCCCGCAGTGGAAAATATCCAGCGCAAGGACCTGATCAGGGAGAGGCCCAGTATGGTACAGGGGTTGTTGTTGAATGCTTATTTAAGGATTCCCACTAACGGTTATAACTTTAGTGAAATGGCCACTGATGATGCGGTCAGCAATGATCTTGACAATGGCTTCCTAAACATGGCCACTGGACAATGGGCGTCCAATTTCAATCCTGCAGACCGTTGGAACGCCGCCAATTCCGCCATACAGTATCTCAATGAGATGTTAGTGGAAGTAGGTAATACAGAATATGCTTCCAAACCTGTTGTCAATCAAATGTTTATGGATCGATTGACCGGAGAGACCTATGGTTTGAGGGCCCTTTTTATGTATTATTTGCTTCAAGCACACGGTGGAATAGCAGGAGGAGAACTATTGGGGGTTCCTATATTTTTGGAACCACAATCAGTAGATTCTGATTTTAATATACCGAGGGCAACCTTTGAGGCTTGTATGGCACAACTCTACTCAGATGTTGAGAAGGCCTTGGAGCTCTTGCCTATGGATTACTATAATATTAATAATGAATCACTCATACCTTCCAAGTACCGGGAAGAAGGCACCGGGGTAAATGATTACAATAGGGTATTCGGAGATGATGCCAAGCAGTTGGTGTCAGGTAGGATCGTACAGGCCATCCGAGCACAGGCAGCATTGTTGGCGGCGAGTCCTTCTTTTAATTTGGACAATGACCAGAATAAGTGGGCCGATGCCGCAACCTATGCAGGAAATTTATTAAATGATATCGGAGGGGTAAGCGGATTGGATCCCAATGGAGTGACCTGGTACAATAACAGGTCGATAATTGACGGCTTGGGAGCTGGAAACAATCCACCGGAAATCCTCTGGAGGGGCTCTATCGGCGGCCCTACCAATAACCTGGAAACGCAGAATTTTCCCCCTACGCTGTACGGTGAAGGCTTGGTCAATCCTACCCAGAATTTAGTAGATGCCTTCCCGATGGCCAATGGCTATCCCATTGGTGACCCGGCCTCAGGGTATGCGGAGGATACACCTTATGCCAACAGGGACCCAAGGTTGGCCCAGTTCATTTTGCTCAATGGAAGTACTGCAGGCCCGACGGGCGTTTCCATCAATACCGCCTTGGATTCGGATACCAACGATGGACTGAACAAGGTGGAAACATCCACGCGTACAGGTTATTATATGCGAAAATTATTGCGCCAGGATGTTAACCTCGATCCTGTGGCCAATACTGGGCAGCGGCACCTGCAGCCAAGAATGCGCTATACCGAGTTCTTTTTGATCTATGCAGAAGCAGCCAATGAAGCTTGGGGGCCAATGTCCAGTGGATCTTTCGGGTTCTCCGCCTATGATGTTATCAAGGCGATTCGTGAAAGGGCAGGTATTGGTGCTGACAATGGAGATGCTTACTTGGAGTCCGTAAAAAGTGACCCAGCTGCCATGAGGGAACTGATCCGAAATGAAAGGCGATTGGAGCTTAGTTTTGAAGGTTTCCGCTTTTGGGACCTAAGAAGGTGGGATGCAGACCTGACCGAAACGGCACAAGGGATGCGGATTGAAAATGAGAATGAGTATTCCGTTATCAATGTAGAAAACAGGGTTTATCAGGATCATATGATCTATGGACCTATCCCTTATAGTGAGCGATTGAAATTCAGTGCGCTTCAACAGAATACCGGTTGGTAA
- a CDS encoding DUF5627 domain-containing protein: MKKIPYILIAIVLIFSSCENEDWEFPDFDYQTVYFAYQFPVRTITMGEDIFDTSLDNEGKFKLMVTTGGVYSSPNDVSVQIEVDESLAEGLLFEEGGDEIEILSSEYYQLNTETVIIPRGEIAGGVEVQLTGAFFNDPRAIKKTFVLPVRITNVTNADSVLSGIPIVENPKRAIADDWFPAPKDFTLYALKYVNEWHGNYLRRGRDIITGKEVGVVDETITRREESVEYDEINELLTQSLSQVLFPLTFSGEGGENITADLLLTFDSEGNCSVSAAHGGYTASGSGRFVKDGEKSSWGNEDRDAVYLEYEVDLPQMHVASMDTLVLRDRGVGMEVFSPVLK, encoded by the coding sequence ATGAAAAAGATACCATACATATTAATAGCGATTGTCTTGATATTTTCATCCTGCGAGAATGAGGATTGGGAATTCCCGGACTTTGATTACCAAACGGTATACTTCGCTTACCAATTTCCTGTCCGTACGATCACTATGGGGGAGGATATTTTTGACACTTCCCTGGACAATGAAGGAAAATTTAAACTAATGGTTACAACAGGAGGAGTTTATTCTTCACCCAATGATGTATCTGTTCAGATAGAAGTGGACGAGTCTTTGGCAGAAGGACTGTTATTTGAAGAAGGAGGTGACGAAATAGAAATATTGTCATCAGAATATTACCAACTAAACACAGAGACGGTGATCATTCCCAGAGGAGAGATAGCCGGAGGAGTTGAAGTACAGTTGACCGGGGCTTTTTTCAATGACCCAAGGGCCATCAAAAAAACCTTTGTATTACCGGTCAGGATTACCAATGTTACCAATGCTGACTCTGTGCTATCCGGTATACCGATAGTGGAAAATCCTAAAAGGGCGATAGCTGATGACTGGTTTCCAGCACCAAAGGATTTTACCTTATATGCCCTTAAATATGTGAATGAATGGCATGGGAATTACCTCCGTAGAGGAAGGGATATCATTACGGGAAAAGAAGTGGGGGTAGTCGATGAAACCATTACCAGACGTGAGGAAAGTGTGGAATATGATGAGATCAATGAATTGCTTACCCAATCCCTTTCTCAGGTTTTGTTCCCCTTGACCTTTTCGGGTGAGGGAGGTGAAAATATTACCGCCGACTTGTTGTTGACTTTTGATAGTGAGGGTAATTGCTCCGTTTCTGCCGCACATGGTGGGTACACCGCATCCGGTAGTGGAAGATTTGTGAAAGATGGGGAAAAGTCAAGTTGGGGAAATGAAGACAGAGATGCTGTATATCTGGAATATGAGGTTGATTTGCCCCAAATGCATGTGGCCTCAATGGATACCTTGGTGCTTAGGGACCGGGGTGTTGGGATGGAGGTCTTTAGCCCTGTACTTAAATAA
- a CDS encoding SusC/RagA family TonB-linked outer membrane protein, whose protein sequence is MANTSKAQLKSLDDVKVTIHSQGEGLEHIIQQLEKQSDFQFSYNKSKIAFKNIRLDIDREETPLSDVLREISVKSDLKFVRVDNNIHITKKQNGEKAVKDENPKWLEQISGSVVSSSDGMPIPGVTVRIEGTTKGTVTNVDGKFTIEVNEGETLVFSFVGFKEQKVVIGSQSVIDIVLQEDLQSLDEVIVVGYAEQKKETIVGAVTQTDGEVLKRTGGVSNVGQALTGNLPGVITTSSVGTPGEEMPQIVIRGQNSWNGNSPLILVDGVERPEFFANMDINSVESISVLKDASATAVFGSRGANGVIIVTTKRGREGKAEITANISSTMKSVSKLPGKLDSYDAIGVRNLAIERELSLSPNSWGEIIPQEMRLKYRFPANLEEMERYPNVNWQDVVFKDQAMAYNANVGVRGGTDFVKYFTSIDYQYEGDLFRKFETGRGYQAGFNYNRINFRSNLDFQLTPSTKLGVNLGGTYGVRQSPWAYDFPESYWNSAYRSPPDVFLPRYSDGAYGTYIPDDYAVTNSLLNLAISGINYITTTRLSTNFSLEQDLGMIIKGLNFRGTLAVDNSFQETNKGINDLYNSPNTKWINPLTGETTFTNILDPNTRFDYAEAITWQDQAGSVNNNSSQRRLFYQLQLNYAGSIEGTHNYSLMGLLNRQEDAIGSVIPSYREDWVFRATYDYKNKYMIEYNGAYNGSEKFSPENRFAFFSSGGLGWNISEENFMKNLTFVDRLKLRASYGEVGDDNIGGRFLFMDQWAYGNTSQMGVIGQAGEDSPYTWFQQNAVGNPNVHWETVYKYNMGLEFGFFQGLINGSVDWFRDNRVDILMSSGRSVPSYYGATAPAANLGRVETEGYELTIGLNHTFDSGIRLWGDFSMTHAIDQVIDRDDPELRPDYQKNAGYQLGQYRSHISAGYYNTWDELYGSPQHNTNDMAKLPGNYYIVDFNGDGVVDAFDSAPYGYSGVPQNTYSTNLGIEWKGLSLYLQFYGVNNVTRDVSLSSLGGGLNLVYDEGTYWSKENTSPDSPLPRWRSQPSSYNYGPRYLYDGSYLRLKNAEIAYNFQSDWVRDIGMSNMRLYINGNNLLLWTDMPDDRESNFGGPSWQGAYPTVRRINLGLNVTF, encoded by the coding sequence ATGGCAAACACAAGTAAAGCCCAACTGAAAAGCTTGGATGATGTGAAGGTTACTATCCACTCACAAGGTGAAGGATTAGAACACATCATTCAACAACTGGAGAAACAGAGTGATTTCCAGTTTAGTTACAATAAAAGCAAAATCGCTTTTAAAAATATCCGATTGGATATCGATCGAGAAGAGACTCCATTATCGGATGTCTTACGGGAAATTTCAGTCAAATCAGATTTGAAATTTGTACGGGTGGATAACAACATTCATATCACTAAAAAGCAAAATGGAGAAAAGGCCGTAAAGGATGAAAATCCTAAATGGCTGGAGCAGATTTCAGGAAGTGTTGTTTCCAGTTCTGATGGAATGCCCATACCTGGGGTAACTGTAAGAATTGAGGGAACCACCAAAGGAACTGTCACTAATGTAGATGGAAAATTTACCATCGAAGTTAATGAAGGTGAAACCTTGGTATTCAGCTTCGTTGGTTTTAAAGAACAAAAAGTAGTGATAGGTTCTCAAAGCGTCATCGATATTGTTCTTCAGGAAGATCTTCAATCATTGGATGAGGTAATTGTAGTAGGTTATGCCGAACAGAAAAAGGAAACCATTGTAGGTGCAGTGACCCAGACCGATGGAGAGGTGCTCAAACGTACCGGTGGGGTTTCCAATGTTGGACAGGCGCTTACCGGTAACCTGCCTGGTGTGATCACCACATCAAGTGTGGGAACGCCTGGGGAAGAAATGCCCCAGATCGTCATCAGAGGGCAAAACAGCTGGAACGGCAATTCACCTTTGATTTTGGTGGATGGTGTAGAACGTCCTGAGTTTTTTGCCAATATGGATATCAATTCTGTAGAGTCTATTTCTGTCTTGAAAGATGCTTCAGCTACAGCAGTTTTTGGATCACGGGGGGCTAATGGCGTGATCATCGTGACTACAAAACGTGGCCGTGAAGGAAAGGCAGAAATTACGGCCAATATAAGCAGCACCATGAAGTCCGTTTCCAAACTACCAGGCAAGCTGGATTCTTATGATGCCATAGGGGTTAGGAACTTAGCTATTGAACGTGAGTTGTCTTTAAGCCCAAATAGTTGGGGGGAGATTATTCCACAGGAAATGAGATTAAAATACCGTTTTCCCGCCAATTTGGAGGAGATGGAAAGGTACCCGAATGTAAACTGGCAGGACGTGGTATTCAAGGACCAGGCCATGGCCTATAATGCCAATGTGGGCGTACGGGGCGGCACCGATTTCGTCAAATACTTTACCAGTATCGATTACCAGTACGAAGGTGATTTGTTCCGTAAATTTGAAACAGGAAGGGGCTATCAGGCTGGTTTTAATTATAATAGGATCAATTTTAGAAGTAACCTCGATTTTCAGTTGACACCAAGTACCAAGTTGGGGGTAAATTTGGGGGGGACTTATGGCGTTCGCCAATCTCCCTGGGCCTATGACTTCCCGGAAAGTTACTGGAACTCTGCCTATCGAAGTCCACCTGATGTCTTTTTGCCTCGGTACTCCGATGGAGCCTACGGAACTTATATTCCTGATGATTATGCGGTTACAAACTCCTTGTTGAACTTGGCTATCAGTGGCATTAATTATATTACCACAACAAGGCTTTCTACTAATTTTTCACTTGAACAAGATCTGGGAATGATCATCAAAGGTTTGAACTTCAGGGGAACCCTGGCTGTGGACAATTCTTTTCAGGAAACCAATAAGGGAATTAATGACCTGTATAATAGCCCCAATACCAAGTGGATTAACCCTCTTACAGGAGAAACTACATTCACAAATATCTTGGATCCCAATACCAGATTTGATTATGCAGAAGCAATCACATGGCAGGATCAGGCTGGGAGTGTAAACAATAATTCATCTCAAAGAAGGCTTTTCTATCAACTGCAATTGAACTATGCAGGAAGTATTGAAGGGACTCATAATTACTCTCTAATGGGGCTTTTAAATAGACAGGAGGATGCCATAGGGAGTGTCATTCCCAGTTATCGGGAAGATTGGGTATTCCGGGCCACATATGACTATAAGAACAAATACATGATCGAGTATAACGGTGCTTATAATGGGTCTGAGAAATTCTCTCCTGAAAACCGTTTTGCATTTTTCTCATCTGGTGGATTAGGATGGAATATTTCCGAAGAGAACTTTATGAAAAACCTGACCTTTGTGGACCGGTTAAAGCTTCGGGCTTCCTATGGGGAAGTAGGAGATGACAATATCGGAGGAAGGTTCCTGTTTATGGACCAATGGGCCTACGGGAACACTTCCCAAATGGGGGTGATTGGTCAAGCAGGAGAAGACAGTCCTTATACTTGGTTCCAGCAAAATGCAGTAGGGAATCCGAATGTCCATTGGGAAACAGTGTATAAATACAATATGGGATTGGAGTTCGGCTTTTTTCAAGGGTTAATTAATGGTAGTGTGGACTGGTTCCGGGACAATAGGGTGGATATACTAATGTCCAGTGGACGTTCAGTGCCTAGTTATTATGGAGCCACGGCGCCAGCAGCCAATTTGGGAAGAGTGGAAACCGAAGGCTATGAGCTTACTATAGGCCTAAATCATACCTTTGATAGTGGGATCAGGCTTTGGGGAGATTTTTCCATGACCCATGCTATCGATCAGGTTATTGATAGAGATGATCCCGAGCTACGGCCTGATTATCAAAAGAATGCGGGTTATCAGTTAGGACAATACCGAAGTCATATCAGTGCAGGCTATTATAATACCTGGGACGAACTATATGGAAGTCCTCAGCATAATACTAACGACATGGCCAAGCTCCCTGGAAACTATTATATCGTGGATTTTAATGGTGATGGTGTTGTAGATGCATTTGATTCTGCTCCTTACGGTTACTCCGGTGTACCTCAAAATACCTATAGCACCAACTTGGGGATAGAATGGAAAGGGCTTAGCCTTTATTTACAGTTTTACGGCGTGAACAACGTGACACGGGATGTTTCACTGAGTAGTTTGGGCGGAGGCTTGAACTTGGTTTATGACGAGGGAACCTATTGGTCCAAGGAAAATACGTCTCCTGATTCTCCTTTGCCTCGATGGCGGTCTCAACCTTCCAGCTATAATTACGGTCCTAGATACCTCTATGATGGATCTTATCTAAGATTGAAGAATGCTGAAATCGCCTATAATTTCCAATCTGACTGGGTAAGAGACATAGGAATGAGCAATATGCGATTATACATCAATGGCAATAATCTTTTGCTTTGGACGGACATGCCAGATGACAGAGAGTCCAACTTTGGGGGACCATCTTGGCAAGGAGCCTATCCGACTGTAAGAAGGATCAATTTGGGCCTTAATGTTACATTCTAA